The following is a genomic window from Deltaproteobacteria bacterium.
GTTGCCATGGCCCCGGACCCTATCACCGGGGCGCCGAGGTCAGATCGCCGACTGGGTGATCGCCACCATCAGGCGGCCGCCCTCGTGCTTGAGCCCTCCGAAGAGGATCGAGGCGCCGTCCTTGATGTTGATGGTGGTGTCCACCACGCCCTCGATGACCACCTGGAGCTTCAGCTTGCCATCCTCGTCCCGGGAGAGCGGGGTGACGACCAGCCGGCGGTCGCCCGGAAGCTCGACCTGGCCGCTGGTGGCGAGCGGCAGCTTCATCTCCTGCGCCCGCAGGAGGATGTAGGACTTGAAGCCGAAGTCGGTCAGCTCCTTCTCGAGCTGCGCGAGGCGCTCGTCGACCTTCCCCTTCTTCTTCGAGGCGTGGATCACGTGGACCGTGACCTTCACCTCCTCCTGGGCCAGGGCCGAGAGGGGGGCGAGGAGGAAGGCGGTCGCCACGAGGGCGAGGAGGGCGCGGCGGCGCAGCATCAGGAGTCGTCCTCGGTGAGCCAGACGATGGTGACGTCGCTCTCGGTCTTGTAGACCACGGCCGAGCCCGACTCGAAGGAGAGATCCTCGATCTGCGTCGCGCCCCCCTTCAGCTGAAACGCCGGCATCGGGCCGATGTGGGAGCCAGGGGTGTTCAGGTAGAGCACCGAGCCGGCGCCGAGGACCACCATCACGGTGGCCGCGGCGGCGAAGGCCGGGTGGCCGGCGAGCCAGGCGACGAAGGTCGCCCAGAGGCCCGGCTGCTCCTCCCGGGTGTCCGCCGGGCGCTTCGCCCCCTGCTCTTCCGGGATCCGGGCCATCACCGCCGCCGAGAAGCCCTCGAAGTCGACCCCCTCCTCCCAGGCGTCCCCGGCCGAGGCGAGGGCGCCGTGGACCAGGGAGAAGCTCGCGAGGGCCTCGACGGCCTCGGGGTGCTCCTCGAGATAGGCCTCGACCTCGCGGGCCTCGGCCTCGGGCAGCTCACCGTCGAAGTAGGCGATCAGGCGCTGCTCGTTCTCGTTGAGGGGGTTCTCGCTCATGTCACAGGTTCGGACGCGTCCTAAGTAAGGAGATTCAGATCAAATTTCGGGATTCTTCAGGCCGTCTCCTTGGCCGGGTCGCCCTGCAGCCGGGCGAGCTCCTCGGGGGAGAGGTAGCTGGCCAGGATGGCCTGCATCTTCTTGCGGGCGTGGAAGAGCCGGCTCATCACCGTGCCCTTCTTGATCTCGAGGGTCTGGGCGAGCTCCTCGTAGGAGAGGCCCTCGATCTCGCGCAGGAGGAGGATCTCGCGGTGCTTCTCCGGCAGCTCGGCCAGGGCGGCGGCGATCTGCTCTCCCAGCTCGTGGCGCAGGGTCGCCTTGGCCGGGTTGGTGGCCGCCGCGGGCCGCCGCAGGCCCAGCTCGGAGGCCGTGTGGTCCTCCCGGGCCAGCCCGTCCTCGTACTCGACCTGCTCGCCCCGGTTGCGGCGGATCCGGTCGATGCAGAGGTTCGTGGTGATCCGGTAGAGCCAGGTGTAGAAGGCCGCGTCTCCCTTGAAGCGGTCGAGGTGCTGGTGCACCCGGACGAAGGCGTCCTGCGCCACGTCCATCGCGTCTTCCTGGTTCTTGAGCATCCCGTAGGCCAGCCGGAAGATCCGCCGCTGGTACTTGCGCACCAGGGCTTCGAACGCGTGCCGGTCCCCTGCCTGCGCCCGCGTCACCAGTTGCTTGTCGTCGAGCTCCATCCGCTCTCTTCGCCAGCCATGCCTGAAGGAGACAGCTCGACCGAGATCTTCGACGGTCGAGCAGGACCTGCATTCAAAAGAAATTTCCGGCCTGATTCCATGGGCTTGCGACCCATGTCCTCCAACCGGAGCACGATACCTCGACGCAGCCAGGGCCGGCAACCGGCGAGGGAGGTCTCCGCAAGGGGAGGCGGCGCCCCCGCTTGCCGTGGTATCTCGCATCCTCGGGATGGGAGTGCACGATCACCAGACGGCCGAGGAGCAGGCCCTGCCCCAGCAGGCGGACGAGCTGACCGCCCTGCCCTCGGTCGACGACCTCGGCGAGTACGTCGCCAAGGCTCCGGAGGAGGAGCTCTCGAACCTCCTGCGCCTCCTGCACCCGGCCGACGTCGCCGATCTGCTCGGGGAGATCGACCCCGAGGATCACTGGCCCCGGGTCCTGGAGCTGCTCCCCGAGCCCAGCCTGGCCCACGTGCTGGCCGAGGTCGAGGGCGGCGTCGAGGACGACCTGATCGAGTACCTCTCGAACGAGCGCCTGGCCGGCCTGATGTCCTACATGGACTCGGACGACGCCACCGACCTCCTGGCGCACTTCCCGGAGAAGGTCCGGACTCGCCTGGTCGCGGCCCTCAAGCGCTCCGAGCCCGAAGAGGGCGCCGCGGTCGAGCGCCTCCTGCAGTACGAGGAGGACACCGCCGGCGGCATCATGCAGGCCGAGCTCGCCGCCGTGCGCTCCAGCGCCACCGTGGGCGAGGCGATCGCGGTCATCCGCCGCCTGGACCCCGAAGATGGGGAACACCTCCACCGGATCTACATCACCGACGACACCGAGAGCCTCATGGGGCAGGTGCCCCTGGCGACCCTGGCCCTCACCGACGACTCGGTGAGCATCGCCTCGGTGATGCAGCCGGCGCAGTTCCGGGTCACCCCCGAGGTGGACCAGGAGGAGGTCGCGGCCCTCTTCGCCAAGTACGACCTGGTCACCCTGCCGGTGGTCGACGCGCAGGGGCGCCTCCTCGGCCGCATCGTCCACGACGACATCTTCGACGTCCTCGAGGCCGAGGCCGACGAGGACCTCATGCGGATGGTCGGCGCCTCGGAGGAGGACCTGGTCTACTCGGACCGGATCCTGAAGGTCTCGGCGATGCGCCTGCCCTGGCTGGCCGTGACCCTCCTGGGCACGGTGGCCACCGGCGTCCTGATCTCGATCTTCAAGGGCACCCTCGACGAGGTCCTGGCGCTGACCTTCTTCATCCCGGCCATCATGGGCATGGGCGGCAACGTGGGCATCCAGTCCAGCACCATCATCACCCGCGGCTTCGCCACCGGCCGCGTCGATGACGAGAACATCAACAAGGTGTTCCTCAAGGAGCTGCTGGTCGGCGTGACGATGGGGCTGGCCTGCGGGCTGCTGGTCGCCGGGGTGGCCTGGGTCTGGCAGGGCGATCCGATCCTGGGGGTGGTGGTGGGCCTGGCCATGGTCAGCTCCATGACCGCCGCGACGACCATCGGCACCCTGGCCCCGGCGACCTTCAAGCGGCTCAACATCGATCCCGCCATCGCCGCCGGCCCCTTCGTGACCACCGCCGTCGACCTCACCGGCATCGTGATCTACCTGGGCACGGCCACCCTCTTCCTCGAACTCCTGGTGCACGGCTAGGAGCGCGACGGTGGCGGCCCGCACAGCCCGCTCCCGGCCCCGAGGCCGCTTCCCCTGGGCGAAGCTCTCCGATCGGGATCTCCTCGAGTGGCCCATCAAGGAGCTCGGCCTCACCCTGGAGGGCACCTGGCTCGAGCCCCGGATCGAGAGCGTCAGCGCCGAGCTGGCGGAGCGGGGGCTGCGCCTGAAGCCCCACTTCTGGCTCTCCGACGAGTGGTTCTGCCCCGCCGGGGTCTCGGGGGTGGCCATCCCCTTCTACCTGGCCCACCCCCGGCTGATGCGCCTGGAGCGCTCGATGATGTTGGAGGTGGAGGGCGGCAACAAGCGCTGGTGCGACCGCCTGCTGCGGCACGAGCTGGGCCACGCCGTTCAACACGCCTAAGGGTTGCACCGGCGGCGGCGCTGGCGGCGACGCTACGAGGGCTGGCCGGCCCTGGAGAAGCTCGCGTACGTCGACGAGCTCATGGGCGAGCTGGCCGGCCGGGGCGTGCCCCACCCGAGCCGCAGGCGGGTCGAGCCGGCCCAGAAGAACCCCCTGACCCTGGCGGAGTTCTACCAGCGTCGCCAGGCCCACTACGGCCGCTCCTTCCCCAGCATCTACGACCGCGACCTGCTGCAGCTCTTCTCCGACGAGGAGCAGCACCGCCGCCGGCCCCGGGCCTCGGTCTTCCTGCGCCGCCACAAGAACACCCTGCGCAAGCGGATCAACCGCTGGACCGGCGAGAACCAGTACACCCTCGAGCAGGTCTTCCGGGACATGATCGGGCGCTGCCAGGAGCTGGGGCTCCACCTGCGCCACGGCCAGGAGGAGACCCTCACCGAGTTCGCGATCCTCCTCACCGTCCGGACCCTGCAGTACTTCTACGGACGCCCCCACAAGCACCCGCTATGAAGCGCCGGCGCATCCTGGCCCTCTGCCACCGCGAGATCCTCCCCCCGGAGGGCGCGACCGACGAGCTGGCCATCGGCCAGGTCTGGAAGATGGAGCACCACGTCCTCTCGGCGGTGCGCGAGCTGGGGCACGAGCTGGAGGTGCTCGGCATCGACGACGACCTGCGCCCGATCCGCGACGGGGTCGAGCGCTTCCAGCCCGACGTCGTCCTCAACCTCCTCGAGGCCTTCGCCGGCGAGGTGCTCTGGGACCAGAACGTCGTCTCCTACCTGGAGCTGCTGGGGGCCTCGTACACCGGCTGCGACCCCCGGGGCCTGGTGCTCTCCCGGGACAAGGCGCTCTCGAAGAAGCTCGCCGCCTGGCATCGGGTGCGGGTGCCGGACTTCTTCATCGTCCGCCGGGGCCGCAAGGTGCGCCGGCCCGCCCGGATGGGCTTCCCCCTCATCGTGAAGTCCCCCATCGACGACGCCTCCCTGGGGATCGCCAAGGCCTCGATCGTCCACGACGACGACGCGCTGGCCGCCCGCATCGACTTCATGCGGGAGCGCTGGGACATCGAGGTGATGGCCGAGGAGTTCATCCCCGGCCGCGAGCTCTACGTGGGGGTGCTGGGCAACGATCGGCTCACGGTCCTGCCCACCTGGGAGCTGGTCTTCGAGAAGAAGGCCGAGGATCAGCCGCTGATCGCCACCCGCAAGGCGAAGTGGGACGTGGCCTACCAGGAGAAGCTCGGCATCCAGAGTGGAGAGGCGCGCGACCTCCCCGAGGAGATCGCGCGGCGGCTGCCCCGGATCTGCCGCCGCCTCTACCGGGCGCTGGGCCTCTCGGGCTACGCCCGGCTGGACTTCCGCCTCTCGAAGGAGGGGGTCCTCTACTTCCTCGAGGCCAACCCCAACCCCGACATCTCCCGGGACGAGGATCTCGCGGTCTCCGCCGCGAGAGCCGGCCTACCCTACCCCCGCCTGATCCAACGCATCCTCGATCTCGGCCGTACGCGCTGAGGACTCTCCACCGGGTCGGCGAGGTCCGCGGTTGCGGAACACGTCGTCCGTCCTAGGTTGGGAATGGGTGCACGGTGCTCTCACCGTCGCAGGTCGAACACGGAGGGTCGGGCCGCCCTCCGATTTCACCAGCGAGGTTCTCCATGAGAGAGCAAGAGACCCCTGTCCCTCCCGCCACCCTGACCGGCGTGCTGCTGCGCCTCTACTGGATGCTCGGCGGCCAGATCGCCGCCATCGCCTGCCTCTTCATGATCATCCGGGACGACCCCTCCCTGCTCTCCCCGGTGAGCGTCGCCTTCTGGGCGCTGCTCGCGATGACGATCGTGGCGCGCTACGTCGACGTGACCCGCTTCGGCGGGCTGCGCACCGACGCGGTCACCCGCGCGACCCTCTCCGACGTGAAGCGCTTCGCGCTCGGCGCGGTGAGCCTGGGGGCCGCGGTGTGGACGGGCGCCCACTTCCTCTGATCGGGCGGCCCGCGGGACCGGCCAGGTTTACCCGGAGGGCGGGCCTCCTCTACAAGGAGGATCCCACTCACCGACACTCCTGGAGGGATTCCTCGATGGCCCGCCTCGCCCGCTCCCTTTCCGCCCTGCTCGTCGCCTCTGCCCTTCTCCTCACCGGCTGCTCCAAGAGCGTCGAGGGGGAGAGCAAGGCCTGGACCTCGAACAAGGCCGCCGCCGATCAGCTCGCGGTGCTCTACCCGGCCTTCAGCGCCCCCATCAAGGCGCGGATCGCCGAGGGCGAGAAGGCCTGGGCCGAGGCCGCCGGGATCGCCGACGAGAAGGCCAAGATCGAGAAGATGGCCGAGGCCAACAAGGCCGTCTCCGGGGGCTTCCTCGGGATCCTCAAGGGCCTCGAGCAGCGCACGACCAAGATCCGCCAGAACCTGGTGCGGGTCGGCGGCCTGACCTTCGACGAGGCCGACCGGATGTCCGCCAAGGCGGCCATCGACGACGGCAACCGCATCCTGACCGGCGTCGACGCGACCCTGAAGGCCGGCGCCCCGGACGTGAACGCCGCCACCGCGCTGCTCGAGAAGGTGAAGCGCGACCTCGACAGCGTCGAGAAGAACCTCTCGACCCTCGAGGCGAACTTCAAGCGGAAGCAGAAGGCCGCCGCCAACCTGCCCGCCCAGGCTCCGGCGGCCGTCCCCGCCGCAGGTGCCGCCGCGGGCGCCACCGCCGCTGGCGCGGCTGCGGGTGCTCCGGCTCCGGCCGGCGCCCCGGCGGCCGCTGGCACCGCCGCCCCCGCCGCGGCCGCGGCGCAGGCGTGGAAGTGCGAGTACTGCGACGCCACCAACGAGGGCACGGCCAAGGCCTGCAAGAACTGCGGCGCCCCCCACAACTGAGCCAGAGCGCCAAAAAAAGGCGAAGGCCGCGACCGAGTGGAGGACTCGGCCGCGGCCTTCTGCGGGGAGGAACACCCCGTCTTCTGCTGGCGTCGGAAGCGTGCGGAGGCGGCGCCCAGCCGGCGGAGCACAGCGGTCCTGTGCTCCACCGGCTCCAGCTGGGGGGTGTCGGGGGGAGCGGTGCTCCCCCCGACCAGTCAGCTGTCCATCCAGCCGTCGGGCCGCCCCTGCCGGTAGTAGCCGCGGAAGCGAATGCGGCCGTCCCGGAAGCGGGCGGTGAACCAGCCGTCCCTCACGCCGTTACGGAAGTAGCCCTTCTCGGCCACCTGCCCGCTCGGGAAGTAGCGGGTGAGGAAGCCATCGATGACCCCGTTGCGGTAGTAGGCCCGCAGGGAGACCTGGCCGTTCTCGTGGTAGCGGGTCATCCAGCCGTCGACCACGCCGCCGCGGAAGTAGGCCTGGAGGGCGACCCCGCCGTTGGGATGGCGCCACGTGACCCAGCCGTCGGTGGGCGAGGTCGGCGAGTAGATTTCGGTGCAGTGGCGCTGCGCCCTCGCCGGCTCGGCCGAGGGGACCAGGTCGATCCAGTGCCAGGGGTCCCCGGGGCAGGTGGTGACGGTGGTGGAGAAGCCCAGGGTGACCGGCGCCACGCGGGGGGCGGGCTGGGCCACGGCGAAGCCGTAGCTGTGCCGCTGCGCCCGCTGCCGGGCCAGCCACTGGCGCTCCAGCTCGCGCTGCCGCTCGAGCTCGGCCTCGGCCGCCCGTGCCCGCTGCCGGGCCCGGCGCGTGGCCTCCCGCTGGCGGGCGAGGCGCGCGGCCTCCCGCTGGCGGGCCGCCTCGGCCTCCTGGCGCTGGCGCTCGGCCTCCGCCCAGCGCTCGGCCTCGCGGGCCTGACGGCGACGCTCGCGCTCGCGCCACTCGCGCTGCTCTTCCCGGCGCTCCTCGCGCCCGGCCTCGCGTTGCTCGTCACGCTCGTCACGGTCGTCCCAGCGGTCCCGGTCGTTGCGGCCACGGGCGTTCCCCTGGCCGCGGGCCTGGCCATTGCCGGGCCTCTCCCGATCGGCTCGCTGCTCGGGGCGCTGGCCGCGGCCGCCAGCGCTCGCCACCGCCGGGAGGGCGAGGGCCGGTGCGACGAGGAGGGTCAGGAGGGCAAGATGTCGATGAGAGAGGTTCTTCATGGTCGGACTCCTTTTGCTGTCTGCAGAGTGCCGACGCGGGTGTAGGCAAAGGTATTCAAGGGCCCCGAGGCGGTAGGATGGAGCCATGCCTACCAAGGGGACCCTCTTCGCTCTCCTCTGCGTGATCCTCGCCGCTCCGGCCCCGGCCCGGGCGCAGAGCCTGATGGACCTGCTGACCAAGGGGCCGGTCGTCTCGGTCACCGAGAAGGAGGGGCGCTTCGAGAACGTGTTGGCGGTCCACCACATCCGGGCGCCGATCGAGACGGTCTGGGAGACCTGCATCGACTTCGAGCGCTACCCCGCCATCATGCCCAAGGTGGTGAGCGCCGAGGTGCAGCAGGTGAAACCGGGTGTCCTCGACGTACGCTTCGAGATCGAGGTGCCCGGGGTGAATCCCGTCTACACCAACCGCTACGAGCTCTCGAAGGCGCGCT
Proteins encoded in this region:
- a CDS encoding SRPBCC family protein, producing MPTKGTLFALLCVILAAPAPARAQSLMDLLTKGPVVSVTEKEGRFENVLAVHHIRAPIETVWETCIDFERYPAIMPKVVSAEVQQVKPGVLDVRFEIEVPGVNPVYTNRYELSKARWQIAARWLKGDLKGSYNRWLLVPLQEDETLIYYTTASRNFNKMAQAFEDDQQTLTVGVNVSSALAVVKGTKIEAERRHAVAAKQGVKAAAPAPPRE
- a CDS encoding D-alanine--D-alanine ligase gives rise to the protein MKRRRILALCHREILPPEGATDELAIGQVWKMEHHVLSAVRELGHELEVLGIDDDLRPIRDGVERFQPDVVLNLLEAFAGEVLWDQNVVSYLELLGASYTGCDPRGLVLSRDKALSKKLAAWHRVRVPDFFIVRRGRKVRRPARMGFPLIVKSPIDDASLGIAKASIVHDDDALAARIDFMRERWDIEVMAEEFIPGRELYVGVLGNDRLTVLPTWELVFEKKAEDQPLIATRKAKWDVAYQEKLGIQSGEARDLPEEIARRLPRICRRLYRALGLSGYARLDFRLSKEGVLYFLEANPNPDISRDEDLAVSAARAGLPYPRLIQRILDLGRTR
- the mgtE gene encoding magnesium transporter, which produces MGVHDHQTAEEQALPQQADELTALPSVDDLGEYVAKAPEEELSNLLRLLHPADVADLLGEIDPEDHWPRVLELLPEPSLAHVLAEVEGGVEDDLIEYLSNERLAGLMSYMDSDDATDLLAHFPEKVRTRLVAALKRSEPEEGAAVERLLQYEEDTAGGIMQAELAAVRSSATVGEAIAVIRRLDPEDGEHLHRIYITDDTESLMGQVPLATLALTDDSVSIASVMQPAQFRVTPEVDQEEVAALFAKYDLVTLPVVDAQGRLLGRIVHDDIFDVLEAEADEDLMRMVGASEEDLVYSDRILKVSAMRLPWLAVTLLGTVATGVLISIFKGTLDEVLALTFFIPAIMGMGGNVGIQSSTIITRGFATGRVDDENINKVFLKELLVGVTMGLACGLLVAGVAWVWQGDPILGVVVGLAMVSSMTAATTIGTLAPATFKRLNIDPAIAAGPFVTTAVDLTGIVIYLGTATLFLELLVHG
- a CDS encoding sigma-70 family RNA polymerase sigma factor is translated as MELDDKQLVTRAQAGDRHAFEALVRKYQRRIFRLAYGMLKNQEDAMDVAQDAFVRVHQHLDRFKGDAAFYTWLYRITTNLCIDRIRRNRGEQVEYEDGLAREDHTASELGLRRPAAATNPAKATLRHELGEQIAAALAELPEKHREILLLREIEGLSYEELAQTLEIKKGTVMSRLFHARKKMQAILASYLSPEELARLQGDPAKETA